The genomic segment AGTCTTCGATTGGCCCTTGCCGTCGGCCTGCCCGCGGATCGACTGGCGGTCGTCAGACCCCTGCATGGGCCATCCCCCGGAGCGTTAGAACGGGCCTTGTGCCGCCGCTGGACCATCAGCGATGTGCTCTGCCGACAGTCCGGTGGCGAGACCGAAACGCTCTGGAGGACCGTGAGCAGTGAGCAGGATCTGAAGCTTTGGCTGCTGCGACGACCGCAGCCGCCGCTTCGAATCGAGACTGTGGTGGGTGTACAAGCGCTGCTGCAACGCCTGCAACATGAACGCCTGCAACATGACGGAGACAACCTCGGTGATTCTGGTGCTGACCACGGAAGCGGATGAGGGCAAGGCCGGATCCCTCGCTGATCTGCTTCTGGAGCGCGGGCTTGCGGCCTGCGTCAGCCTCACCCCGGTGCTGTCTCGCTATCGCTGGCAGGGCGAGCTGCATCGGGAAAGCGAGGTGCAGCTCCTGATCAAATCCACCAAGGCGCAACTCGATGCTTTGCACCGGCTCGTGATGGAGCGCCACAGCTACGACACCCCCGAGTGGCTGACCTGGCCTGCCCAGTCCTCCGTTGCCT from the Synechococcus sp. KORDI-100 genome contains:
- the cutA gene encoding divalent-cation tolerance protein CutA translates to MTETTSVILVLTTEADEGKAGSLADLLLERGLAACVSLTPVLSRYRWQGELHRESEVQLLIKSTKAQLDALHRLVMERHSYDTPEWLTWPAQSSVAYGNWVAASCFSET